In Chlamydiales bacterium, a single window of DNA contains:
- a CDS encoding protein kinase family protein, with product MNEMNPSFDPLKLDVRDNTEATPTSRFFGGGRKMVRLVVSENDKMVNLAAVRLSEQGFKEAQEKLAHAKGLSIFRLWVPVTIKKDGKEESILINIRSAAKRLGVSKQVVFEAAKSGTFQELLRSFNPVSFQGLKKTMESASVKVSLEPFSKMCTYIALNRQKLCKQAGDSAAHVVYQPDPSGLVKGFLFYSDGTVFIHCKSNIPGKDFIINADSQEHLACDEEGLAILNAARAQNIFHYFQTTVRDAGVTISSQKLLEVCNYIVTHQEDKLKEMKKSLKYISYEDSFLSLGIGIRFDASGDIFIYFDQSKQSEVSAPKKRWVAVIFHEAKWDKTFTFSARESDTTEKIADSHRKEKAAYFRVGNAIHRVGISSIPLEEIKNICSYIALYREEKQKEAANSLDQVSYVRANKPPHNLARGIQFNADGTVFIHFNKERLHGDKKLGEGGFKKVRLACNFDTGEPLAVARLVDRGQRSSKDPSGSLAMAREFSFLQRFKDSPGIAQAIQCVKVNGNVAKTFFIQPLYERDLFSTVRSGKLSPKQKAQIALDLLKGAQELEKKGVIHRDIKPGNVFLDAKGRAYIADFGIALDDTDLIGKQQANGTRAFCSPEYISNFNKPEQLANVTTFKHDMWALGCTIYTMLNGNRMPTEALVQAFRRTSPFGELVFDLLQKDPSKRLLASEVLEKYETQLGFIMATS from the coding sequence ATGAATGAGATGAATCCTTCCTTTGATCCATTAAAGCTAGATGTGCGTGATAACACAGAGGCAACACCGACCTCTCGTTTTTTTGGCGGTGGGCGAAAAATGGTACGTCTTGTTGTATCAGAAAATGATAAAATGGTTAATTTAGCAGCAGTAAGGCTTAGTGAACAAGGATTTAAAGAAGCACAAGAGAAGCTTGCTCATGCAAAAGGCCTTTCTATCTTTAGGTTGTGGGTTCCAGTAACCATAAAGAAGGATGGAAAAGAAGAATCTATACTAATCAATATTCGCAGCGCTGCAAAACGACTGGGAGTATCAAAGCAAGTTGTATTTGAAGCTGCAAAATCAGGTACATTTCAAGAGTTACTTCGAAGTTTTAACCCAGTTTCTTTCCAAGGCTTGAAAAAGACAATGGAGAGTGCAAGTGTTAAAGTTTCTTTAGAACCTTTTTCAAAAATGTGTACGTATATTGCGCTAAATAGACAAAAATTGTGTAAGCAAGCAGGAGATAGCGCAGCACATGTAGTTTATCAACCAGATCCTTCGGGCCTTGTTAAAGGGTTTCTATTCTATTCTGATGGTACTGTATTTATTCATTGTAAAAGCAATATTCCTGGAAAGGATTTTATAATTAACGCTGATAGTCAAGAACATCTGGCATGTGATGAAGAGGGGCTTGCTATACTGAACGCTGCTAGGGCCCAAAACATATTTCATTACTTTCAAACTACTGTAAGGGATGCAGGTGTTACAATTTCATCACAAAAGCTTTTAGAGGTATGTAATTACATTGTGACTCATCAAGAAGATAAACTAAAGGAGATGAAAAAGTCTCTTAAGTATATCAGTTATGAAGATAGTTTTTTGAGTCTTGGCATAGGTATTCGATTTGATGCTTCTGGCGACATTTTTATTTACTTTGATCAATCAAAACAATCTGAGGTGAGTGCTCCTAAAAAGAGATGGGTTGCGGTGATATTTCATGAGGCAAAATGGGATAAGACATTTACATTTAGCGCTAGAGAATCAGATACTACAGAAAAAATAGCAGATAGTCACAGGAAAGAAAAAGCTGCTTATTTTAGAGTTGGAAATGCTATTCACAGGGTGGGTATTTCTAGCATTCCTCTTGAAGAAATTAAAAATATTTGTAGTTATATTGCTCTTTACCGAGAAGAAAAACAAAAAGAAGCTGCCAATAGCTTAGATCAAGTTTCTTATGTAAGAGCAAATAAGCCTCCTCATAATCTTGCAAGAGGTATCCAATTTAATGCTGATGGTACTGTATTTATCCATTTTAACAAAGAACGATTACATGGTGATAAAAAACTTGGAGAGGGTGGTTTTAAAAAAGTGCGTTTAGCATGTAATTTTGATACAGGAGAGCCTCTTGCCGTTGCGCGTTTGGTAGACAGGGGCCAGAGGAGTTCAAAAGATCCTAGTGGCAGCCTTGCTATGGCACGAGAGTTTAGTTTTCTTCAGCGTTTTAAGGATTCACCTGGAATTGCTCAAGCAATTCAATGTGTAAAAGTGAATGGGAATGTTGCTAAAACATTTTTTATTCAGCCTCTTTATGAAAGAGATCTTTTTTCAACTGTCCGGTCTGGTAAGTTGAGTCCAAAGCAAAAAGCACAAATTGCTTTAGACCTGCTTAAAGGCGCACAAGAGTTAGAAAAAAAGGGTGTAATTCATAGAGATATTAAGCCTGGAAATGTATTTTTAGATGCGAAGGGACGTGCTTATATTGCAGATTTTGGAATTGCCCTTGATGATACAGATCTAATAGGAAAGCAGCAAGCAAATGGAACTCGTGCATTTTGCTCTCCAGAATATATAAGCAATTTTAATAAACCAGAACAGTTAGCAAATGTGACCACGTTTAAGCATGATATGTGGGCTCTTGGCTGTACGATTTATACGATGCTTAATGGAAATAGGATGCCAACTGAGGCGTTAGTACAGGCATTTAGAAGGACATCGCCTTTTGGAGAGCTTGTATTTGATCTTTTGCAAAAAGATCCTAGCAAGCGCCTTTTAGCATCTGAAGTTCTTGAAAAATATGAAACACAGTTGGGATTCATTATGGCCACGTCGTGA
- a CDS encoding protein kinase family protein, translating to MNEMNPSFDPLKLDVRDNTEATPTSRFFGGGRKMVRLVVSENDKMVNLAAARLSEQGFKEAQEKLAHAKGLSIFRLWVPVTIKKDGKEESILINIRSAAKRLGVSKQVVFEAAKSGTFQELLRSFNPVSFQGLKKTMESAGVKVSLEPFSKMCTYIALNRQKLCRPVEGSMVYQPDPSGFVKGFLFCSDGTVFIHCKSNIPGKDFIINADSQEQLVCDVNRGAAVRAKNAFSYFQTTVRDAGIIISSQELLKVYNYIATYEETKLEEAKKSQDHSSYEDCFLNLGMGIQFNTSGEVFVHFNKPERSEAWVAVKFHETKLIKVLTFNSTESDTTKKIADSYRAARESYRNAPNVKASYSRVKDAIQAHIPNITSEEVEKICGYITCNRKEKQKEAASSLEKVSYVKARKPKDNPDHPCRAIQFNADGTVFIHFNKKKLGDRELGRGSYKKVRLALNFDTGEPLAVARLILKSKKYTSATAAVEREFGFLQRFKDSPGIAQATQCVKVDGNVAKMFFIQPIYSRNLNEAIGKDLNPKKEAQIILDLLKGAQELEKKGVIHRDIKPENIFLDAKGDAYIADFGLALDNDRDLQAKGHRAGTAGFYSPEYEHAKKEQLADVTTFKHDMWALGRTIYIMHYARAPNIPIEKPKNSLENGTVRWLLYDLLQNDPSKRLLASEALAKYETLLKRIAEIS from the coding sequence ATGAATGAGATGAATCCCTCCTTTGATCCATTAAAGCTAGATGTGCGTGATAACACAGAGGCAACACCGACCTCTCGTTTTTTTGGCGGTGGGCGAAAAATGGTACGTCTTGTTGTATCAGAAAATGATAAAATGGTTAATTTAGCAGCAGCAAGGCTTAGTGAACAAGGATTTAAAGAAGCACAAGAGAAGCTTGCTCATGCAAAAGGCCTTTCTATCTTTAGGTTGTGGGTTCCAGTAACCATAAAGAAGGATGGAAAAGAAGAATCTATATTAATCAATATTCGCAGCGCTGCAAAACGATTGGGAGTATCAAAGCAAGTTGTATTTGAAGCTGCAAAATCAGGTACATTTCAAGAGTTACTTCGAAGTTTTAACCCAGTTTCTTTCCAAGGCTTGAAAAAGACAATGGAGAGTGCAGGTGTTAAAGTTTCTTTAGAACCTTTTTCAAAAATGTGTACGTATATTGCGCTAAATAGACAAAAATTGTGTAGGCCTGTAGAAGGAAGTATGGTTTATCAACCAGATCCTTCAGGTTTTGTTAAAGGGTTTCTATTCTGTTCTGATGGTACTGTATTCATTCATTGTAAAAGCAATATTCCTGGAAAGGATTTTATAATTAATGCTGATAGTCAAGAACAGTTGGTATGTGATGTGAACCGGGGTGCTGCAGTGCGCGCTAAAAACGCGTTTAGTTACTTTCAAACTACTGTGAGAGATGCTGGTATTATAATTTCATCACAAGAGCTTTTAAAGGTATATAACTATATTGCAACTTATGAAGAGACTAAGTTAGAAGAAGCAAAGAAGTCACAAGACCACAGTAGTTATGAAGATTGTTTTTTGAATCTTGGCATGGGTATTCAATTTAATACTTCAGGAGAGGTTTTTGTTCATTTTAATAAACCGGAGCGATCTGAGGCATGGGTTGCGGTGAAATTTCATGAAACAAAATTGATTAAGGTACTTACATTTAACTCTACAGAGTCCGATACTACAAAAAAAATAGCAGATAGCTACAGGGCAGCAAGAGAGTCTTATCGTAATGCACCTAATGTAAAAGCATCTTATTCTAGAGTTAAAGATGCTATTCAAGCTCATATTCCTAATATTACCTCTGAAGAAGTTGAAAAGATCTGTGGTTATATTACATGTAATCGAAAGGAAAAACAAAAAGAAGCGGCTAGTAGTTTGGAAAAAGTGTCTTACGTAAAGGCGCGCAAGCCTAAGGATAATCCAGATCATCCTTGTAGGGCAATTCAGTTTAATGCGGATGGTACTGTATTTATCCATTTTAATAAAAAAAAATTAGGGGATAGGGAGCTTGGAAGGGGTAGTTATAAGAAAGTGCGTTTAGCACTTAATTTTGATACGGGAGAGCCTCTTGCTGTTGCGCGTTTGATACTTAAAAGCAAAAAATATACATCTGCTACAGCTGCTGTGGAGCGCGAGTTTGGTTTTCTTCAGCGTTTTAAGGATTCACCTGGAATTGCTCAAGCGACTCAATGTGTAAAAGTAGATGGAAATGTTGCTAAGATGTTTTTTATTCAGCCTATTTATAGTAGAAATCTTAATGAGGCTATAGGAAAGGATTTAAATCCAAAAAAAGAGGCGCAAATTATATTAGATCTACTTAAAGGCGCACAAGAATTAGAAAAAAAAGGGGTAATTCATAGAGATATTAAGCCTGAAAATATATTTTTAGATGCAAAGGGAGATGCTTATATTGCAGATTTTGGACTCGCTCTTGATAATGATAGGGATCTACAAGCAAAAGGGCACAGAGCTGGAACTGCAGGATTTTATTCTCCAGAGTATGAGCATGCTAAAAAAGAACAATTGGCAGATGTGACCACGTTTAAGCATGATATGTGGGCTCTTGGTCGTACGATTTATATAATGCACTATGCGCGCGCGCCTAATATCCCAATAGAAAAACCAAAGAATTCTTTGGAAAACGGCACTGTGAGGTGGCTTTTATATGATCTTCTGCAAAATGATCCTAGCAAGCGCCTTTTAGCGTCTGAGGCTCTTGCAAAATATGAAACACTGTTGAAACGTATTGCAGAAATATCATGA
- a CDS encoding protein kinase family protein — translation MSQINPYFVPLKLEVRDNTDAAPSSHLFGGGRKMVRLVVLEKDKMFNMVAARLSSEKFEDAKKELAKEKSLSIFRCWVPVIIKKGDKEEHILVNIRSVAKRLGVSRKAVFEAAKSGTFQDLISESKACITAFSKLSSEMRAFINSNRDAFCKAGPSYQPDPSGLCDGLLFSKSGAVWMHFKGESRDFAVNFGSQEQVVFDAPKAKNLSEYSKELDENIIHAQSAFKAFQTALYRFENGISDKEIREISNYIIFYRKEKQKKAVNSSEGVSYVRKNEPPHNLARDVQFNADGTVFIHFNKKIFDERSKVTTPKNIHLAINFDTKELFTVTRLDRMQEIDFLKRFENKSGIAQITQCVTVKGEIAETFFIQPLYERDLYSAVRSGELSPKQKAQIALELLRGAKALAEEGVIHRDIKPKNILLDKNNHAYIAHFESAVENLDLENKGKSAGDSEYYSPEYRNAIEKNSNLKDATTSKHDIWALGRVIHFIVSGSDEWFGIEREPTEPLEKEPLKWLVRDLLRKDPKERLSAAKALAMYEPHLKRIFGCV, via the coding sequence ATGAGCCAGATAAATCCTTACTTTGTTCCATTAAAGTTAGAGGTGCGTGATAACACAGATGCAGCGCCAAGCTCTCACCTTTTTGGCGGCGGGCGAAAAATGGTACGTCTTGTTGTATTAGAAAAGGATAAGATGTTTAACATGGTGGCAGCAAGGCTTAGTTCAGAAAAATTTGAAGACGCAAAAAAAGAACTTGCTAAAGAAAAAAGTCTTTCTATTTTTAGGTGCTGGGTACCAGTAATCATAAAAAAAGGAGACAAAGAAGAGCATATATTAGTCAATATTCGCAGCGTCGCAAAACGCCTGGGTGTGTCAAGAAAAGCTGTATTTGAAGCTGCAAAATCAGGTACCTTTCAAGATTTAATCAGCGAAAGTAAAGCATGTATTACAGCTTTTTCAAAGTTATCTTCAGAAATGCGCGCGTTTATTAATTCAAATAGAGATGCTTTCTGTAAAGCGGGGCCAAGTTATCAACCAGACCCTTCTGGCCTCTGTGATGGTCTTTTATTTTCTAAGAGTGGTGCTGTATGGATGCATTTTAAAGGAGAAAGTAGAGATTTTGCAGTGAATTTTGGTAGCCAAGAACAAGTTGTGTTTGATGCGCCAAAAGCAAAAAATCTATCAGAATATAGTAAAGAATTAGATGAAAATATTATCCATGCTCAAAGTGCTTTTAAGGCTTTTCAAACAGCTCTGTATAGGTTTGAAAATGGGATTTCCGATAAAGAAATTAGAGAGATAAGTAACTATATTATTTTTTACCGAAAAGAAAAACAAAAAAAGGCGGTTAATAGCTCGGAAGGGGTCTCCTATGTAAGGAAAAATGAACCTCCTCATAACCTTGCAAGAGATGTTCAATTTAATGCTGATGGCACTGTATTTATTCATTTTAATAAAAAGATATTTGATGAACGATCTAAAGTAACTACCCCTAAAAATATACATTTGGCAATAAATTTTGATACAAAAGAGCTTTTCACCGTTACACGTCTGGATAGGATGCAAGAGATTGATTTTCTCAAGCGCTTTGAAAATAAGTCAGGAATTGCTCAAATAACGCAATGTGTAACAGTAAAAGGAGAAATTGCTGAGACATTTTTTATTCAGCCTCTTTATGAAAGAGATCTTTATTCGGCTGTCCGGTCTGGCGAGTTGAGCCCAAAGCAAAAGGCACAAATTGCTTTAGAACTACTTAGAGGTGCAAAAGCATTGGCGGAAGAGGGTGTGATCCATAGAGATATTAAGCCTAAAAATATACTTCTTGATAAGAATAATCATGCTTATATTGCGCATTTTGAGTCTGCTGTTGAAAATCTGGATTTGGAAAATAAAGGAAAGAGCGCTGGAGATAGCGAATACTATTCTCCAGAGTATCGTAATGCTATAGAAAAGAATAGTAACTTAAAAGATGCGACCACATCTAAGCATGATATATGGGCTCTTGGTCGTGTGATTCATTTTATTGTTTCTGGTAGTGATGAGTGGTTTGGAATAGAGAGAGAGCCAACGGAACCTTTGGAAAAAGAGCCTTTAAAATGGCTTGTTCGAGATCTTCTGCGAAAAGATCCTAAGGAACGTTTGTCAGCAGCTAAAGCCCTTGCGATGTACGAGCCCCATTTGAAACGCATTTTTGGGTGTGTATGA
- a CDS encoding Gfo/Idh/MocA family oxidoreductase, with the protein MRNLKKDPIKLGILGCGSFATRRILPAAQEAGIIKITCLQKRDLAAGRKIAETFHIPHVVTSRDELLSHLDVEAVMICTPNHMHEEDALACAFHKMPTLCEKPLAPTSLAIKNMLQAFQNSYTLFFVGHSLRFKPCVLQTKKLLQEHALGELLRIRVHFSIPVPKESWKYKKAFGGGVLQDIGVHLIDFIHFISDQEIISISAMANIEEVDQTVLASFRLSNGALASLECSFESPLDSGFEVVGSKSRLVSYASLRQTLDPVESFCHILEDGTKVYFPVQASNVYVEELKHFATSIIEKKSSIIPAEIALKNALIIEEIYTKLLA; encoded by the coding sequence ATGCGCAACTTAAAAAAAGATCCTATCAAACTTGGCATACTCGGATGCGGCAGTTTTGCAACAAGGCGTATCCTACCCGCCGCACAAGAAGCAGGTATCATCAAAATTACCTGCTTACAAAAACGTGACCTTGCAGCGGGCAGAAAAATTGCAGAGACCTTTCATATCCCTCATGTCGTTACAAGTCGGGATGAACTTTTAAGCCATCTTGATGTAGAAGCTGTGATGATCTGCACACCTAATCATATGCATGAAGAAGATGCGCTTGCATGTGCCTTTCATAAAATGCCAACATTATGCGAAAAGCCCCTTGCCCCTACCTCTTTGGCCATTAAAAACATGCTTCAAGCATTCCAAAACTCATATACGCTTTTTTTTGTGGGACACTCTCTTCGCTTCAAACCTTGTGTATTACAAACAAAGAAACTTCTGCAAGAACATGCTCTTGGTGAGCTTTTAAGAATACGTGTACATTTCTCTATTCCTGTTCCAAAGGAAAGCTGGAAATACAAAAAGGCTTTTGGAGGAGGTGTACTACAAGATATCGGTGTACATCTTATTGATTTTATCCACTTTATCTCTGATCAAGAGATTATTTCTATATCAGCAATGGCTAATATAGAAGAAGTAGATCAAACAGTTTTAGCAAGCTTTAGACTTTCAAATGGAGCCCTTGCCTCTCTAGAATGCTCTTTTGAAAGCCCACTGGATAGCGGCTTTGAAGTTGTTGGGTCCAAATCTAGGCTCGTCAGTTATGCATCTCTTAGGCAAACTCTCGATCCTGTTGAATCCTTTTGCCATATCTTAGAAGATGGCACCAAAGTCTATTTTCCAGTGCAAGCATCCAACGTCTATGTAGAGGAATTAAAACATTTTGCTACAAGCATCATCGAAAAAAAATCAAGCATCATCCCAGCAGAAATTGCCTTAAAAAATGCGTTAATCATCGAAGAAATTTATACTAAACTTCTTGCGTAA
- the ligA gene encoding NAD-dependent DNA ligase LigA — MTYQDYLELIQKIRHHDKLYYVEHAPLITDQEYDKLFKQLEKLEREHPEWTLSNSPTSRVSETLTEGFRSVLHKIPMLSLANTYSKEEVEEFISRVEKGLGKKNVLFAMDLKMDGIAVAVHYKKGELALALTRGDGKSGDDITTNMKTIASLPLALLSDHPPVHLEVRGEVYMPRKVFEKLNCERISLEEEPFANPRNAAAGSLKLLDSSQVVSRGLEVVFYSVVDDSSKSVCEQFASLDYMKSLGLPVVAKAELCDSIDAIWSFVDKVHKMRHELSFDIDGVVIKVNSFAEQQELGFTGKTPRFAVAYKFAAEQAETKVRDITVQVGRTGVLTPVAELEPVFLAGSRIARATLHNQEEIERKDIRVGDTVVIEKGGDVIPKVVSVVMDKRSSDAAVWHMPKTCPSCSCLIVKSSEEVAFRCPNSKHCSDQCLKRLIFFSGKQGMDIENMGEKVVLQLFQKGLVLKYSAIYKLTEEMLTGLEGYKKKSIDNLLNSIEKSKKVSLAKFIMALGIRHVGIGTAELLAEKAKNMEALKNISYEELLTINGIGEKVAGEVVAFFKDQENLSQIQELLEVGVCPEEKAISSYIDHPFSGKTFVLTGTLQNFSRKECSDSIKARGGTVSESVSKRTDYVVVGDLPGSKLDKAKALNIPILDEEAFSQLLD, encoded by the coding sequence ATGACTTACCAAGATTATTTAGAGCTTATCCAAAAGATTCGCCATCATGATAAACTCTATTATGTTGAGCATGCTCCCCTTATTACGGACCAAGAGTATGACAAGCTTTTCAAGCAATTAGAAAAGTTAGAGAGAGAGCATCCTGAGTGGACTTTAAGCAATTCACCCACTTCAAGAGTGAGTGAAACTCTTACTGAGGGCTTTAGAAGCGTCTTACACAAAATTCCTATGTTATCCCTTGCCAACACTTACTCTAAAGAGGAAGTTGAGGAGTTTATATCTAGAGTGGAAAAAGGGCTTGGAAAGAAAAATGTTCTTTTTGCCATGGATTTAAAAATGGATGGCATTGCAGTTGCCGTTCATTATAAGAAAGGAGAATTAGCGCTGGCGCTTACCAGAGGGGATGGAAAGTCGGGCGATGATATTACAACCAATATGAAGACAATTGCATCTTTACCACTTGCTCTTTTGAGTGATCATCCACCTGTACATTTGGAGGTGCGCGGTGAAGTTTACATGCCTCGCAAGGTATTTGAAAAGCTTAACTGTGAGCGTATTTCTTTAGAAGAAGAGCCTTTTGCAAATCCTCGTAATGCGGCAGCAGGATCTCTTAAGCTACTAGACTCATCTCAGGTGGTATCTAGGGGGTTGGAAGTTGTATTTTATTCAGTTGTAGATGATAGCTCAAAGAGTGTATGTGAACAATTTGCTTCTTTAGATTATATGAAGAGTTTAGGTCTTCCTGTCGTTGCAAAAGCCGAGCTTTGTGATTCTATAGATGCTATTTGGTCTTTTGTTGATAAAGTACACAAAATGAGACATGAGCTTTCCTTTGATATCGATGGAGTTGTAATTAAGGTAAATTCTTTTGCAGAGCAGCAAGAGCTTGGATTTACAGGGAAAACTCCGCGCTTTGCTGTAGCTTATAAATTTGCTGCAGAGCAGGCAGAAACTAAGGTGAGAGATATTACTGTGCAAGTTGGAAGAACAGGTGTTTTAACTCCTGTTGCAGAGCTTGAGCCTGTTTTTTTGGCTGGAAGTCGCATTGCAAGGGCTACTTTGCACAACCAAGAAGAGATAGAAAGAAAAGATATTCGTGTTGGAGATACTGTAGTAATAGAAAAAGGTGGAGATGTAATCCCTAAGGTAGTCTCTGTTGTTATGGATAAGAGAAGTTCAGATGCTGCTGTTTGGCATATGCCAAAAACGTGTCCTAGCTGCTCTTGTCTCATAGTAAAGAGCTCTGAAGAGGTTGCTTTTCGCTGTCCTAATAGTAAGCATTGTAGTGATCAATGCTTAAAAAGACTTATTTTCTTTTCTGGAAAGCAGGGAATGGACATTGAAAATATGGGAGAAAAGGTCGTTTTACAACTGTTTCAAAAGGGGCTAGTTTTAAAATATTCCGCTATTTATAAGCTGACAGAAGAGATGCTCACAGGACTTGAGGGGTACAAAAAGAAGTCGATAGATAATTTGCTAAATAGCATTGAAAAATCAAAAAAAGTCTCTCTTGCAAAGTTCATTATGGCTTTGGGTATTAGACATGTTGGAATAGGTACTGCAGAGCTACTTGCAGAGAAAGCAAAAAATATGGAAGCCTTAAAAAACATCTCTTATGAAGAGCTTTTAACTATCAATGGAATCGGTGAAAAAGTTGCTGGCGAGGTTGTTGCTTTTTTCAAAGACCAAGAGAATTTGTCTCAAATTCAAGAGCTTTTAGAAGTAGGTGTATGTCCAGAAGAAAAAGCCATTTCTTCTTACATAGACCACCCTTTTAGTGGTAAAACCTTTGTTCTTACAGGAACACTTCAAAATTTTAGCCGCAAAGAGTGTAGTGATAGCATTAAAGCACGAGGCGGCACTGTTAGTGAATCTGTTAGCAAACGCACAGATTATGTTGTAGTAGGAGACTTACCTGGATCAAAGCTTGACAAAGCAAAAGCACTCAATATACCCATTCTTGATGAAGAGGCCTTTTCACAACTTTTGGATTAA
- the glgB gene encoding 1,4-alpha-glucan branching protein GlgB — protein sequence MKNLLKGKCYNPHAVLGIHSAENGVSKVIRVWRPEAPYIFIELFGKMEEMQRVHASGMFEKIVPMNTTLYDYKVYHTNGLLTHDPYAFLPTFGQMDEYLFSKGVHYKLYDVMGAHITEHQGCLGVKFAVWAPTALQVSVIGDFNYWNGLVNPMRMMGASGVWEIFIPGLLEQEKYKFEIKTKSSDIRIKSDPFAQFSEVRPLTASIVASVDQFKWSDSAWMQKRGELKALSSPMLTYEVHLGSWKKKNGHFLNYREIARELVSYCKAMGFTHVELMPIAEHPLDESWGYQVTGFYAVTSRYGTPFDFQYFVNLLHENEIGVILDWVPGHFPTDDFSLANFDGTRLYEHIDERQGFHPHWQTCIFNYGRSEVSNFLIANALFWMDKMHIDGLRVDAVASMLYLDYGRKEGEWIPNRYGGRENLEAIEFLKHLNSVVHEKFPGVLMIAEESTSFTGVTHPLKNNGLGFDLKWNMGWMNDTLTYFHTDSFFRRYHHNLLTFGLIYAFSEHFSLVLSHDEVVHGKGSLISKMPGDYWQKFANTRLLYSYMLCQPGKKLLFMGGEIGQWNEWNCKAEVEWQILQYPIHNGLKSMIAELNHFYLKHLALWQQDHDYNGFEWVDFFDYHNSVISYKRKAKGQTLLCVHNFTPTFHSEYIIRISSFSHIEEVFNTDEERYGGSGKVHGRLEIIRENNKDISGIKIMLAPLATQIYIIT from the coding sequence ATGAAAAACCTCTTAAAAGGAAAATGTTATAACCCACATGCTGTTCTGGGGATTCATAGTGCAGAAAATGGTGTGTCAAAGGTTATTCGTGTATGGCGTCCTGAAGCTCCCTACATTTTTATAGAGCTATTTGGAAAAATGGAGGAGATGCAGCGTGTGCATGCTTCTGGGATGTTTGAGAAAATTGTACCCATGAATACTACGTTGTATGATTACAAGGTCTATCATACGAATGGGCTTTTAACACATGATCCTTACGCATTTTTACCGACGTTTGGGCAGATGGATGAATACCTTTTTAGTAAGGGCGTGCATTATAAGCTGTATGATGTAATGGGAGCGCATATTACAGAGCATCAAGGTTGCTTGGGAGTAAAGTTTGCAGTATGGGCTCCAACAGCTTTGCAAGTAAGTGTTATAGGAGATTTTAATTATTGGAATGGTCTTGTGAATCCCATGCGGATGATGGGTGCATCTGGCGTTTGGGAAATTTTTATTCCAGGTCTTTTGGAACAAGAAAAGTATAAGTTTGAAATTAAGACAAAGTCTAGTGACATTCGCATTAAATCAGATCCTTTTGCGCAATTTTCTGAAGTACGCCCCTTAACTGCTTCGATCGTTGCAAGTGTGGATCAATTTAAGTGGAGTGATTCTGCTTGGATGCAAAAAAGAGGGGAGTTAAAGGCTCTCTCTTCGCCCATGCTAACCTATGAAGTGCATCTTGGCTCCTGGAAGAAAAAGAATGGGCATTTTTTAAATTATAGAGAAATTGCCCGCGAGCTTGTTTCTTATTGCAAGGCAATGGGATTTACTCACGTAGAGCTCATGCCAATAGCTGAGCATCCCCTTGATGAGTCTTGGGGGTATCAGGTGACGGGCTTTTATGCTGTAACAAGTCGTTATGGTACGCCTTTTGACTTTCAATACTTTGTTAATTTATTACATGAAAATGAGATTGGAGTTATTCTTGACTGGGTTCCAGGGCACTTTCCAACAGATGATTTTTCTTTGGCAAACTTTGATGGTACAAGGCTTTATGAACATATAGACGAGCGGCAAGGCTTTCATCCACATTGGCAAACATGTATCTTTAATTATGGCAGATCTGAAGTATCCAACTTTTTGATTGCCAACGCTCTATTTTGGATGGATAAAATGCATATTGATGGTCTCAGAGTAGACGCAGTTGCATCGATGCTTTATTTAGATTATGGAAGAAAAGAGGGGGAGTGGATACCTAATCGCTATGGTGGAAGAGAGAATTTAGAGGCAATTGAATTTTTAAAGCATTTAAATTCTGTCGTTCATGAAAAATTTCCAGGCGTTTTGATGATAGCAGAAGAGTCCACATCTTTTACAGGAGTTACACATCCATTAAAGAATAATGGTCTTGGTTTTGATCTCAAGTGGAATATGGGCTGGATGAATGATACGCTGACCTATTTTCATACAGATTCCTTTTTTAGAAGATATCATCATAATTTATTGACATTTGGTTTGATTTATGCCTTTTCAGAGCATTTCAGCCTTGTTTTATCTCATGATGAGGTTGTACATGGAAAGGGGAGTTTAATCAGTAAAATGCCAGGTGATTATTGGCAAAAGTTTGCAAATACTCGGCTTTTGTATAGCTATATGCTGTGTCAGCCTGGTAAAAAATTACTCTTTATGGGTGGAGAAATTGGGCAATGGAATGAGTGGAACTGCAAAGCTGAAGTAGAGTGGCAAATTTTGCAATACCCAATTCACAATGGCCTTAAAAGTATGATTGCAGAGTTAAATCACTTTTACCTGAAGCATTTGGCACTTTGGCAACAAGATCATGATTACAATGGATTTGAATGGGTTGATTTTTTTGATTACCACAATAGTGTAATTAGTTATAAGAGAAAGGCTAAGGGGCAAACACTTCTTTGCGTTCATAATTTTACACCTACTTTTCATTCAGAGTATATTATACGTATTTCTTCCTTCTCTCATATAGAGGAAGTTTTTAATACGGATGAAGAGCGTTATGGTGGCTCTGGAAAGGTTCATGGTCGCTTAGAAATTATTAGAGAGAACAATAAAGATATATCTGGCATAAAAATCATGCTAGCACCTCTTGCAACACAAATCTATATCATTACATAA